One part of the Humulus lupulus chromosome 9, drHumLupu1.1, whole genome shotgun sequence genome encodes these proteins:
- the LOC133800861 gene encoding phragmoplastin DRP1C-like, with protein sequence MRKEIQDEIDRITGKSKQISNIPIHLSIYSPNVVNLTVIDLPGLTKVAVEGQPETIVEDIENMVRSYVEKPNSIILAISPANQDIATSDAIKLAREVDPSGERTFRVLTKLDLMDKGTQCQAHQGLILSLLTNHPIFFNGFQCFIFCFSSSSSVCRFLKVF encoded by the exons ATGCGTAAGGAGATCCAAGATGAGATAGATCGTATTACTGGGAAATCTAAGCAAATATCTAACATTCCAATTCATCTGAGCATATATTCTCCAAATG TTGTAAACTTGACAGTCATAGATCTTCCTGGGTTGACAAAGGTTGCTGTAG AGGGACAACCGGAAACCATTGTTGAAGATATTGAAAATATGGTCCGCTCTTATGTTGAGAAG CCTAACTCTATCATATTGGCTATATCTCCTGCAAATCAAGATATTGCCACATCAGATGCAATCAAACTTGCAAGAGAAGTTGATCCTTCAG GTGAAAGAACATTTCGGGTGCTAACAAAACTTGATTTAATGGACAAAGGAACTCAATGCCAAGCACACCAAGGTCTCATTCTTTCCTTATTAACCAATCATCCAATCTTCTTTAATGGATTTCAATGCTTCATTttctgtttttcttcttcttcttctgtatGCAGATTCTTGAAGGTCTTCTGA
- the LOC133801052 gene encoding ubiquitin carboxyl-terminal hydrolase 9-like: MLMRFFCLQRFMNISFFDIWKTPQSYWLRLRRMITYRLSKNVVGRSRVEIIHRPHEKCPSDSVKGCQGKLIGTPFVTYLKEPICGANVEAAVTRLLSPLKRTRPSVKLENGKENGFEKEVIEEPSNRYNSKNLSMDDAEVEEKSSEALFLC, translated from the exons ATGCTGATGAGATTCTTCTGCTTGCAGAG GTTTATGAACATAAGCTTTTTCGATATTTGGAAAACCCCTCAGAGCTATTGGCTCCGATTAAGGAGGATGAtcacttatagactttctaaaaACGTCGTGGGAAGATCCAGAGTTGAAATAATTCATCGACCACATGAAAA GTGCCCGTCAGACAGTGTTAAGGGTTGTCAGGGAAAGCTTATCGGTACCCCTTTTGTTACTTATTTAAAAGAGCCAATATGTGGAGCCAATGTTGAAGCCGCTGTTACTAGATTGTTGTCACCTTTGAAGAGAACGCGTCCTTCAGTTAAGCTCGAGAATGGTAAGGAAAATGGATTTGAAAAAGAGGTTATTGAAGAACCATCAAACCGCTACAATTCTAAGAACCTGTCAATGGATGATGCAGAAGTAGAGGAAAAATCTAGCGAAGCGTTATttctgtgttga
- the LOC133802074 gene encoding uncharacterized protein LOC133802074: MWNDKIDKVGMLSYGVFLIRFISIVDRDEVLKGGYVFFNKRPVVMKAWDPAINFKKEDIRLVPIWVHLDDLDLKYWGEKSLFKIIGQVGTPIMVDEVTKFWDKLSFPRVLIEVSLKQDFSDIIYFEDENGFNTSVSVTYEWKPIVCNHCFGLGHSTAECRKKGGRKQEWVIKDNGKKKDAAESSKATKLDDDGFQPVGWKPKDQVPAMTAMDNPFQALAETLTEPLNSATGKGDQLEKCQK, encoded by the coding sequence ATGTGGAATGACAAGATTGACAAGGTAGGAATGCTGTCTTATGGTGTTTTCTTAATTCGGTTCATATCCATTGTAGATCGGGATGAGGTACTCAAAGGTGGTTATGTCTTTTTTAACAAAAGGCCGGTAGTTATGAAGGCTTGGGATCCTGCGATTAATTTCAAAAAGGAGGATATTAGGCTGGTGCCGATTTGGGTTCATTTAGATGATCTTGATTTGAAATACTGGGGGGAGAAATCTTTGTTCAAGATCATAGGACAGGTAGGGACTCCCATAATGGTTGATGAAGTGACTAAATTCTGGGATAAACTCAGTTTCCCTAGAGTTTTAATTGAAGTTTCACTGAAACAAGATTTTTCGGACATAATATACTTTGAAGATGAGAATGGCTTTAACACCTCAGTTTCGGTTACATACGAATGGAAGCCAATTGTGTGTAATCATTGCTTTGGATTGGGCCACTCCACGGCTGAATGCAGGAAAAAAGGAGGAAGGAAACAAGAATGGGTAATCAAAGATAATGGGAAAAAGAAGGATGCAGCTGAATCTAGCAAAGCCACTAAGCTTGATGATGATGGCTTTCAACCAGTAGGTTGGAAACCAAAAGATCAGGTTCCAGCAATGACTGCAATGGACAATCCTTTTCAGGCTTTAGCAGAAACATTAACAGAACCTTTAAACTCAGCTACTGGAAAGGGAGATCAGCTTGAGAAATGCCAAAAATAG
- the LOC133802073 gene encoding alpha-mannosidase At3g26720-like produces the protein MDAFMLEFAKEIIKECLLAPRWASVNLGIFICMQCSGIHRSLGVLISKCYASSLAYLTQPDSSSGVENFQQCPLLNISYCPPSEAVLSDGKSLVVVIYNSLGWKREEVIRIPVSTDRISVQDSSGKKVEVQLLPILNATFSVRNYYVRAYLGESPRETIKYWLAFTVSVPPIGFSTYIISTTKQTGSSVAISSMYRSEESIENTIEVGQGSLKLIYSARDGKLSHYANNINLVCYVEDLVSQYLFHFILYGLFLYGVFFMYLLIFNLNSKLTHIDYNICRTVI, from the exons ATGGATGCATTTATGTTGGAATTTGCTAAAGAAATTATCAAAGAATGCCTCTT GGCACCACGATGGGCTAGTGTGAACCTTGGAATATTTATATGCATGCAATGTTCTGGAATTCATCGGAGTCTTGGAGTTCTTATTTCAAAG TGTTATGCTTCTTCTTTAGCATACTTGACACAACCAGATTCAAGCTCTGGAGTTGAAAACTTTCAACAG TGTCCTCTTCTTAACATTAGTTATTGTCCTCCATCAGAAGCTGTCCTGTCTGATGGGAAAAGTTTG GTCGTTGTCATCTACAATTCCCTGGGGTGGAAGAGAGAAGAAGTAATACGAATTCCT GTTTCCACTGACAGAATTAGTGTTCAGGATTCTAGTGGGAAGAAAGTTGAAGTCCAGCTTCTTCCTATATTGAATGCCACTTTTAGTGTTAGAAATTATTATGTGAGAGCATATTTGGGTGAATCTCCGAGAGAAACAATTAAATATTGGCTTGCATTTACAGTGTCAGTACCGCCAATTGGTTTCAGCACTTACATAATTTCTACCACTAAACAAACAG GCTCTAGTGTAGCCATTTCTTCTATGTACAGGTCAGAAGAAAGTATAGAAAACACTATAGAAGTTGGACAAGGAAGTTTGAAGCTAATTTATTCAGCTCGTGATGGAAAGCTTTCACACTATGCTAACAACATAAATTTGGTATGCTATGTTGAAGATTTAGTTTCCCAGTACCTTTTCCACTTCATTTTATATGGTTTGTTTTTGTATGGAGTTTTTTTTATGTATCTTCTAATATTCAatcttaattcaaaattaacacaTATAG ATTACAACATCTGCAGAACAGTCATATAG